A region of Streptomyces sp. NBC_01267 DNA encodes the following proteins:
- a CDS encoding TetR/AcrR family transcriptional regulator has translation MDTSTRRQATRRKLYEAAVTLIAEKGFSATTVEEIAERAGVAKGTVYYNFASKSVLFEELLRYGVGLLTTALRSAADGTAERGGTKVEALDAMIRSGLVFIDRHPAFTQLYVAELWRTNRAWQPTLLELRQEAVAVVETVLGEAVEDGELGEDIDTPLTAAALVGMVLVAALDWQSFQPDRSVDEVHAALSRLLHGRVGGR, from the coding sequence ATGGACACCAGCACCAGACGGCAGGCCACCCGCCGGAAGCTGTACGAGGCAGCTGTCACCCTCATCGCGGAGAAGGGGTTCTCGGCGACGACGGTGGAGGAGATCGCCGAGCGCGCAGGCGTCGCGAAGGGCACGGTCTACTACAACTTCGCGAGCAAGAGCGTCCTCTTCGAGGAGCTGCTGCGGTACGGCGTGGGGCTGCTCACCACGGCCCTGCGGTCGGCGGCCGACGGAACGGCGGAGCGCGGCGGCACCAAGGTGGAGGCGCTGGACGCCATGATCCGGTCCGGTCTGGTCTTCATCGACCGCCATCCGGCCTTCACCCAGCTCTACGTCGCCGAACTGTGGCGTACCAACCGGGCCTGGCAGCCGACCCTGCTCGAACTGCGGCAGGAAGCGGTCGCCGTGGTCGAGACCGTGCTGGGCGAAGCCGTGGAGGACGGTGAGCTGGGCGAGGACATCGACACTCCGCTGACGGCCGCGGCGCTGGTCGGGATGGTGCTGGTGGCCGCGCTGGACTGGCAGTCGTTCCAGCCCGACCGGTCGGTCGACGAGGTCCACGCGGCCCTCTCGCGGTTGCTGCACGGGCGGGTCGGCGGGCGCTGA
- a CDS encoding transglutaminase TgpA family protein has product MSGRGRLALCAYIATMLAACALLPLVDPVSWIVQAALVLAVQSGVGALTRRVPLARPMTVAAQAVTALLILTLIFARGQAFGGVVPGPEAVEHLGALLRRGGDDIGRFAIPAPATESIRLILIGGVLLIGLLVDALAVTYRSAAPAGLPLLALYSVAAGIAQSGAAWLWFVLAASGYLLLLLAEGKDRLAQWGRVFGGQAARRGRNAMGFEAGGGPTAPARTGRRIGAVALGFALVIPAALPALDTGLLGGTGAGKGPGGGGGTISAVNPLVSLQNSLTQSDDREVMRYRTNASDTGGMYLRIVSLDEFDGTAWKSSERRIGDVPEELPRPAGLSPEVATTEVKTNISAAGWYAQNWLPLPYPATKVDIKGRWRFEPAGRTLVGDRGQTTRGVQYGVSSLLVQPTAAQLAAAPQPTGALLREYTRVPDSLPDVVKKTAEQVTAGATNDYERAVKMQDWFASDGGFTYDTQVQSGTGTSAIARFLKQKQGFCVHFAFSMAAMARTLHIPARVAVGFTPGTAQPDGTMSVGLRDAHAWPELYFEGVGWTRFEPTPTRGSVPSYTRADNSSDGPVAPARPEATTSAAPAATPSATAACPPQMRKLNDCGAAAQGGGVPPVDRGTPLGPVVGGVLAAILVVLLLSLPMLWRTRARSRRLGSGGRTPADAAHRTLAAWREITDSAWDHGITPDESQTPRRTAAHIVRVGELTGRAAEAVHRVAGAVEQVLYAPLPGEVGGLTEDVRQIRAALRAGAGWTTRLRAVLAPRSSVRVVWEISRRREASAGRWRERRAGLGRWAATVRRPAGRRG; this is encoded by the coding sequence ATGAGTGGCCGCGGGAGGCTGGCGCTGTGCGCCTACATCGCCACGATGCTCGCGGCGTGCGCGCTGCTGCCGCTGGTCGACCCGGTGTCGTGGATCGTGCAGGCCGCGTTGGTGCTGGCCGTCCAGAGCGGGGTGGGCGCGCTCACCCGGCGGGTACCGCTGGCCCGGCCGATGACGGTGGCGGCCCAGGCCGTGACGGCGCTGCTGATCCTCACCCTGATCTTCGCCAGGGGGCAGGCCTTCGGCGGCGTCGTGCCGGGCCCGGAGGCCGTTGAGCACCTCGGGGCGCTGCTGCGCCGGGGCGGGGACGACATAGGACGTTTCGCCATACCGGCACCGGCCACCGAGAGCATCCGGCTGATCCTGATCGGCGGGGTGCTGCTGATCGGTCTGCTGGTGGACGCGCTGGCCGTGACGTACCGCAGTGCGGCACCCGCCGGGCTGCCGTTGCTCGCGCTGTACTCCGTCGCCGCCGGTATCGCGCAGAGCGGCGCCGCCTGGCTGTGGTTCGTCCTCGCCGCCTCCGGGTATCTGCTGCTTCTGCTGGCCGAGGGGAAGGACCGGCTCGCCCAGTGGGGACGGGTCTTCGGCGGCCAGGCGGCCCGGCGGGGGCGTAACGCCATGGGGTTCGAGGCCGGTGGCGGTCCCACGGCGCCCGCCCGTACCGGTCGGCGCATCGGTGCCGTGGCTCTGGGGTTCGCCCTGGTGATCCCCGCTGCGCTCCCGGCGCTGGACACCGGACTGCTGGGCGGCACGGGCGCGGGCAAGGGGCCCGGGGGTGGCGGGGGCACCATCTCCGCGGTGAACCCGCTGGTCTCGCTGCAGAACAGCCTCACCCAGTCCGACGACCGCGAGGTGATGCGCTACCGCACCAACGCGAGCGACACCGGGGGGATGTATCTGCGGATCGTCTCGCTCGACGAGTTCGACGGCACCGCGTGGAAGTCGTCGGAGCGCCGCATCGGGGACGTGCCGGAGGAACTGCCCAGACCGGCGGGGCTGAGCCCGGAGGTCGCCACCACCGAGGTGAAGACCAATATCTCGGCCGCGGGATGGTACGCGCAGAACTGGCTGCCGCTCCCGTACCCGGCGACGAAGGTGGACATCAAGGGACGCTGGCGCTTCGAGCCGGCCGGGCGGACCCTGGTGGGCGACCGGGGACAGACCACTCGCGGTGTGCAGTACGGGGTGAGCAGTCTGCTCGTACAGCCGACGGCGGCCCAGCTGGCCGCGGCCCCGCAGCCGACGGGCGCGCTGCTGCGTGAGTACACACGGGTGCCGGACTCGCTGCCGGACGTGGTGAAGAAGACCGCGGAGCAGGTGACGGCCGGCGCCACGAACGACTACGAGCGTGCGGTCAAGATGCAGGACTGGTTCGCGTCGGACGGCGGGTTCACCTACGACACCCAGGTGCAGTCGGGCACCGGAACCTCCGCGATCGCCCGCTTCCTGAAGCAGAAGCAGGGCTTCTGCGTCCATTTCGCCTTCTCGATGGCGGCGATGGCCAGGACCCTGCACATCCCCGCCCGGGTGGCGGTCGGCTTCACGCCGGGCACCGCACAGCCGGACGGCACGATGTCGGTCGGGCTCCGTGACGCTCACGCCTGGCCGGAGCTGTACTTCGAGGGCGTGGGCTGGACCCGGTTCGAGCCCACCCCGACGCGCGGCTCCGTTCCGTCCTACACCCGTGCGGACAACTCGTCCGACGGTCCGGTGGCCCCGGCCAGGCCGGAGGCCACCACCTCGGCGGCACCGGCCGCGACGCCGTCTGCGACGGCCGCCTGCCCGCCGCAGATGCGCAAGCTGAACGACTGCGGTGCGGCGGCGCAGGGGGGCGGTGTGCCGCCCGTCGACCGGGGGACCCCGCTGGGGCCGGTGGTGGGCGGCGTGCTGGCCGCGATCCTCGTCGTCCTGCTGCTCTCGCTGCCGATGCTGTGGCGGACCAGGGCGAGGTCACGACGGCTGGGGTCCGGTGGGCGGACGCCCGCGGACGCCGCTCACCGGACGCTGGCCGCCTGGCGGGAGATCACCGACTCGGCCTGGGACCACGGGATCACCCCCGACGAGTCACAGACGCCCCGCAGGACAGCGGCGCACATCGTGCGGGTCGGTGAGCTGACCGGCCGGGCTGCCGAAGCGGTGCACCGGGTGGCGGGTGCGGTGGAGCAGGTGCTGTACGCGCCGCTGCCCGGCGAGGTGGGCGGCCTCACCGAGGACGTCCGGCAGATCCGGGCCGCTCTGCGGGCCGGTGCGGGGTGGACGACGCGGCTCCGCGCAGTGCTCGCTCCCCGCTCGTCCGTACGGGTGGTGTGGGAGATCTCCCGGCGCCGGGAGGCGTCCGCGGGCCGCTGGAGGGAACGCCGCGCGGGACTCGGCCGGTGGGCGGCGACCGTACGGCGACCGGCCGGGCGGCGCGGCTGA
- a CDS encoding phytoene desaturase family protein: MARIAVIGAGMGAMAAAARLAVAGHRVTVYERSATYGGAVRRFERDGFAFDTGPGLLQLPAVYRDLFVKTGREPLEKCVELVQVDPASRHLFADGSDVLLPNASRAGVVAALDAALGGGAGARWGEFLDRARVTWDRTRRPLLEEPLPADPAPLGDDPYPALRTGLLRRSASTLAEVGSRELRDPRLAALLGSYALSYGFDPLTVPASAAVLPYMEQTFGNWYVRGGMRALADAVYQRCLARRVEFVFGSEVVDVTEKDGRACGLELADGQRVVADQVVAGAPVRSVSWPQREAGPRTGRVVVCLALRGERPADAVHRTVVHRADEDLPMVTVLRPGDPELVPGEGHEALTLTVTVPVTDGAADEVPPGFADRVVAAAEAAVPGLRERVLWREVRTPADTLRETGTLRVPGPALAGAHGQLLPAPNRSPLSGLSFVGGWSHPGGGLPHAGMSGALAAGLIVEGEGFRGSQ; encoded by the coding sequence ATGGCACGGATTGCGGTGATCGGCGCCGGGATGGGCGCCATGGCGGCTGCCGCCCGGCTGGCTGTGGCAGGCCACCGGGTGACGGTGTACGAGCGCTCGGCGACGTACGGCGGGGCGGTACGCCGCTTCGAACGGGACGGATTCGCCTTCGACACCGGGCCCGGACTGCTCCAATTGCCCGCCGTCTACCGCGACTTGTTCGTCAAGACCGGCCGGGAGCCGCTGGAGAAGTGTGTCGAGCTGGTCCAGGTGGATCCGGCGAGCCGCCATCTCTTCGCCGACGGCAGCGACGTCCTGCTGCCGAACGCCTCACGGGCCGGGGTCGTGGCAGCCCTCGATGCGGCGCTGGGCGGCGGTGCGGGCGCCCGCTGGGGTGAGTTCCTGGACCGGGCGCGGGTCACCTGGGACCGGACCAGGCGCCCGCTCCTCGAAGAGCCGCTGCCCGCCGATCCCGCCCCCCTCGGCGACGACCCGTATCCGGCGCTCAGGACCGGTCTGCTGCGGCGCAGCGCGTCCACGCTCGCCGAGGTGGGCAGCAGGGAGCTGCGCGACCCCCGGCTGGCGGCGCTGCTGGGGAGTTACGCGCTGTCGTACGGCTTCGATCCGCTGACGGTGCCCGCCTCGGCGGCCGTACTGCCGTACATGGAGCAGACCTTCGGCAACTGGTACGTGCGCGGCGGGATGCGCGCGCTGGCGGACGCGGTGTACCAGCGGTGCCTGGCCAGGAGGGTCGAGTTCGTCTTCGGCTCCGAGGTGGTGGACGTCACCGAGAAGGACGGCCGGGCCTGCGGTCTCGAACTGGCCGACGGGCAGCGCGTGGTGGCGGACCAGGTGGTGGCGGGTGCCCCGGTGCGGTCGGTCTCCTGGCCGCAGCGGGAGGCGGGCCCGCGTACCGGCCGGGTCGTGGTCTGTCTGGCCCTGCGCGGGGAACGGCCCGCCGACGCCGTGCACCGCACCGTGGTGCACCGGGCGGACGAGGACCTGCCGATGGTGACGGTACTGCGCCCCGGCGACCCCGAACTCGTCCCCGGCGAGGGCCACGAGGCGCTCACCCTGACCGTCACGGTCCCGGTCACGGACGGCGCGGCGGACGAGGTTCCGCCCGGGTTCGCCGACCGGGTGGTGGCCGCGGCCGAGGCCGCGGTGCCCGGACTTCGCGAGCGGGTCCTGTGGCGGGAGGTGCGGACCCCGGCCGACACCCTGCGGGAGACCGGCACGCTCCGGGTACCGGGACCGGCGCTGGCCGGTGCGCACGGGCAGTTGCTGCCCGCGCCCAACCGGTCGCCGCTGTCCGGTCTCAGCTTCGTGGGCGGCTGGTCGCATCCCGGGGGCGGGCTGCCCCACGCCGGGATGTCCGGGGCGCTGGCCGCCGGCCTGATCGTCGAGGGCGAGGGGTTCCGCGGCTCGCAGTGA
- a CDS encoding SAV_6107 family HEPN domain-containing protein, which produces MAGSNASAAHRHRVTVPAPAPALTSLPSPPSPPSSASAPSPSSSWSGPAGDIHPVPRRTTAPPAALDLLTQARAGLDEAAALASPNERYATAHLAALRTAAAVLAARARPETAPRRRQRIRTAWEILPEIAPELTEWSALFASGAPRRARAEAGIPGAAGTRDADDLLRDAAMFLRLVERLLVIQPVLPHPGTERPHAG; this is translated from the coding sequence ATGGCCGGCTCGAACGCCTCAGCAGCGCACAGGCACCGTGTCACCGTCCCTGCCCCTGCCCCCGCCCTCACGTCTCTGCCTTCGCCTCCGTCCCCACCGTCGTCCGCGTCCGCGCCTTCACCTTCGTCTTCGTGGAGCGGCCCGGCGGGCGACATCCACCCCGTCCCGCGCCGTACGACGGCCCCGCCTGCCGCCCTGGATCTGCTGACCCAGGCGCGGGCGGGACTCGACGAAGCCGCCGCCCTCGCCTCGCCGAACGAGCGCTATGCCACCGCCCATCTCGCGGCCCTGCGGACGGCCGCCGCGGTGCTCGCCGCGCGGGCCCGCCCCGAGACGGCCCCGCGCCGCAGGCAGCGCATCCGTACGGCCTGGGAGATCCTGCCGGAGATCGCCCCCGAGCTGACCGAGTGGAGCGCGCTGTTCGCCTCGGGCGCGCCCCGCAGGGCCAGGGCGGAGGCCGGGATACCGGGCGCCGCGGGCACCCGCGACGCCGACGACCTGTTGCGTGACGCGGCGATGTTCCTGCGCCTGGTCGAACGGCTCCTCGTCATCCAGCCGGTGCTGCCGCATCCCGGGACGGAGCGCCCGCACGCGGGGTGA
- a CDS encoding DUF3040 domain-containing protein has protein sequence MPLSEHEQRMLEQMERALYAEDPKFATALEGSGLRTYTRRRVYQAVAGFLVGIALLMAGMVAQQIWISVVGFLVMLGCAVLAVTGWRKAPKPGEQPQAGGPVAGRQSRKHRSVMTRIEERWQRRRDEQGH, from the coding sequence GTGCCGCTCTCGGAGCACGAGCAGCGCATGCTCGAGCAGATGGAGCGAGCGCTGTACGCCGAAGATCCCAAGTTCGCGACAGCGCTTGAGGGAAGCGGGCTGCGTACGTACACCCGTCGTCGGGTGTATCAGGCGGTCGCTGGCTTTCTGGTGGGTATCGCGCTCCTCATGGCCGGAATGGTCGCCCAGCAGATCTGGATCAGCGTGGTGGGGTTCCTCGTCATGCTCGGCTGCGCAGTGCTTGCGGTCACCGGATGGCGCAAAGCGCCCAAGCCCGGTGAACAACCACAGGCCGGAGGCCCGGTCGCGGGCCGGCAATCCAGGAAACACCGGTCGGTGATGACCCGTATCGAGGAGCGGTGGCAGCGCCGCCGCGATGAACAGGGGCACTGA
- a CDS encoding methyltransferase codes for MSDQLRPRASLRTAVVWDVLKDALDRRAEATGRDTLDVLDTGGGTGNFAVPVARLGHRVTVVDPSPNALFGLERRAAEAGVADQVRGVQGDVLGLFDVVERGGYDAVLCHGVLEYVEDPAEGVRNAVDALRPAGALSLLAAGLGGAVLARALAGHFSEARQALTDPAGRWGEGDPVPRRFTAEQLTGLVAAAGVEVGAVHGVRVFADLVPGVLVDTEPGALEALLKLEAAAAEQPAFHSVATQLHVLGEKQG; via the coding sequence GTGTCGGACCAGCTGCGCCCCCGCGCCTCCCTTCGTACCGCCGTGGTGTGGGACGTACTCAAGGACGCTCTCGACCGCAGGGCCGAAGCGACCGGCCGGGACACCCTGGACGTCCTCGACACCGGGGGCGGCACCGGCAACTTCGCGGTGCCCGTCGCCCGCCTCGGCCACCGTGTCACCGTGGTCGACCCCAGCCCCAACGCCCTGTTCGGACTTGAGCGCAGGGCGGCGGAGGCCGGAGTGGCCGACCAGGTGCGCGGGGTGCAGGGAGACGTGCTCGGGCTGTTCGACGTGGTGGAGCGCGGCGGGTACGACGCGGTGCTCTGCCACGGCGTCCTCGAATACGTGGAGGACCCGGCCGAGGGCGTCAGGAACGCGGTCGACGCGCTCCGCCCGGCGGGTGCGCTCAGCCTGCTCGCCGCCGGGCTCGGCGGGGCCGTCCTGGCCAGGGCGCTGGCCGGACACTTCAGCGAGGCCCGGCAGGCGCTCACCGACCCGGCAGGGCGCTGGGGCGAGGGCGACCCGGTACCGCGCCGGTTCACCGCCGAGCAGCTCACCGGGCTGGTCGCCGCGGCCGGTGTGGAGGTCGGCGCGGTGCACGGGGTCCGGGTCTTCGCCGACCTCGTCCCCGGTGTCCTGGTCGACACCGAGCCGGGCGCCCTGGAAGCGCTGCTGAAGCTGGAGGCAGCCGCAGCGGAGCAGCCCGCCTTCCACTCGGTCGCCACCCAGCTGCACGTACTGGGCGAGAAGCAGGGCTGA